From Lysinibacillus sp. SGAir0095, the proteins below share one genomic window:
- the qoxC gene encoding cytochrome aa3 quinol oxidase subunit III translates to MHIDNSQPLEYSTQQNQLNILGFWIFLGAEIMLFATLFTAYFTLEGRTGSGPAPAEIFEITPVLIETLVLLTSSFTIGLGIHAMRLGRKNAMLTFFAITLLLGLCFLGVEIYEFMHYYHVGATYQTSAFTAALLTTLGTHGGHVTLGLFWGTFIILQVKKRGLTPETANKSFIFSLYWHFLDVVWIFIFSFIYLKGMM, encoded by the coding sequence ATGCATATCGATAATTCGCAGCCTCTTGAGTATAGTACTCAACAAAATCAGCTAAACATTTTAGGATTTTGGATTTTCTTAGGTGCTGAAATTATGCTGTTTGCTACCCTATTTACTGCCTACTTCACACTTGAAGGCCGTACAGGTTCAGGTCCAGCTCCTGCAGAGATTTTTGAAATCACGCCAGTTCTTATTGAAACGCTTGTATTATTAACAAGTAGTTTCACAATTGGACTCGGTATTCATGCAATGAGACTTGGTCGCAAAAATGCAATGCTTACATTCTTTGCCATTACCCTATTACTTGGACTTTGTTTCTTAGGAGTAGAGATTTATGAATTTATGCATTACTACCATGTTGGGGCAACATATCAAACAAGTGCCTTTACTGCAGCACTATTAACAACATTAGGAACACACGGTGGCCACGTAACATTAGGGTTATTCTGGGGAACGTTTATTATCCTTCAGGTTAAAAAACGTGGTTTAACACCTGAAACAGCAAATAAATCATTTATCTTCTCTCTTTACTGGCATTTCTTAGATGTAGTTTGGATTTTCATCTTCAGCTTCATCTATCTGAAAGGAATGATGTAA
- a CDS encoding nitroreductase family protein has translation MTTTVKAIEQLMHERKSVRKYKEGVVIAQEKIQAILQNAITAPSSSNMQPWRFIVIEDQKVKKELRPIANNQEQVETSSAIIAVLGDLDMYKKAEQIYDANYEQGFMSREIADLMIKNSLALYGNLPEDKLTSLIHFDAGLISMQIMLLAKDMGYDTVPMGGFDKVKFAEKFSLPKNEMPILLIAIGEADAPAYGSSRLPLEQIVRYI, from the coding sequence ATGACAACTACAGTAAAAGCAATTGAACAATTAATGCATGAAAGAAAATCTGTCCGTAAATATAAAGAAGGTGTTGTAATTGCACAGGAAAAAATACAAGCTATTTTACAAAATGCAATAACAGCACCTTCATCAAGCAACATGCAACCCTGGCGATTTATAGTTATTGAGGATCAAAAGGTAAAAAAAGAATTACGTCCGATTGCAAATAATCAGGAACAAGTTGAAACTTCTTCAGCAATTATCGCAGTGCTGGGTGATCTTGATATGTACAAAAAAGCAGAACAAATCTATGATGCCAATTATGAGCAAGGTTTTATGTCAAGAGAAATTGCTGATTTAATGATTAAAAATTCACTAGCGTTGTATGGAAACTTACCAGAAGATAAACTAACAAGCCTTATTCATTTTGATGCTGGCCTGATCTCTATGCAAATTATGTTGTTGGCTAAAGATATGGGATATGATACAGTGCCAATGGGTGGTTTTGATAAGGTAAAATTTGCAGAAAAGTTTAGTTTACCAAAAAATGAAATGCCGATTTTATTAATCGCTATTGGGGAGGCAGATGCTCCTGCCTATGGATCATCACGATTACCTCTTGAACAAATAGTAAGATATATATAG
- the qoxA gene encoding cytochrome aa3 quinol oxidase subunit II: MIKKWTLLTSMMALVFVLAGCEPLLVLDPKGPQAERQANDIILSIGIMSIIVVVVMAILVFILFKYRASNLPDDYEPPHIHGNKWVEIVCVGVPILIVAYLSFVSVKSNYIVESTPEGYENQEPLVIYASSSDWKWHFSYPEEGIETVNYLYIPTDRPIEFKLYSYGPITSFWIPQLGGQKYAMSDMVTTLHLAADEAGEYMGRNANFSGKGFAENTFNVTAMPQADFNDWIEEVYQTAEPITESQFEELLEPGHLGQMTFTGTHLEFSPAPEHAHNEVSDEDNNESHEHSNHENHTEDETDHSGH, translated from the coding sequence ATGATAAAAAAATGGACATTATTAACGTCCATGATGGCACTTGTCTTTGTACTAGCTGGGTGTGAACCTCTTTTAGTATTAGATCCAAAGGGTCCACAGGCCGAAAGACAAGCGAATGATATTATATTATCAATCGGCATCATGTCTATTATTGTAGTCGTTGTCATGGCTATCTTAGTATTTATTCTATTTAAATACAGAGCTTCAAATCTACCGGACGATTACGAGCCACCACACATCCATGGGAATAAATGGGTCGAAATAGTTTGTGTTGGTGTTCCAATATTAATAGTAGCTTATCTATCATTTGTCTCTGTAAAAAGTAACTATATTGTTGAATCAACACCAGAAGGTTATGAAAATCAAGAACCCTTAGTTATATATGCTTCCTCTTCTGATTGGAAATGGCACTTTAGTTATCCAGAAGAAGGTATAGAAACAGTGAACTACCTTTATATTCCGACAGATCGTCCAATAGAATTTAAACTGTATTCTTATGGTCCAATTACAAGCTTCTGGATTCCACAACTTGGTGGTCAGAAATATGCAATGTCTGATATGGTGACAACTCTACACTTAGCAGCAGATGAAGCTGGGGAGTATATGGGTCGAAATGCAAACTTCAGTGGTAAAGGATTTGCTGAAAATACGTTTAATGTAACAGCAATGCCACAAGCCGATTTTAATGATTGGATTGAAGAAGTTTACCAAACTGCGGAACCAATTACTGAAAGTCAATTTGAAGAATTACTTGAACCTGGTCATCTTGGACAAATGACATTCACAGGAACACATTTAGAATTTAGTCCTGCTCCAGAACATGCTCATAATGAAGTTTCTGATGAAGACAATAACGAAAGTCACGAACATTCAAATCATGAAAATCATACTGAAGATGAAACAGACCACAGTGGTCATTAA
- a CDS encoding HD-GYP domain-containing protein, whose translation MNNKILYRPLYNPIYFRYSFCFVFALAVIINCMNLNGESSLYILFIFSVIFLGIGFYSKPIWFLLLATLIIVTCRYFLISDSASNIGVFLIHFLTYLLITLISSGLMKYVQKVQEDNLELTIALANALNSRDQYTSHHSENVARYSVQIAEKMNLSKESCEIIRKGALLHDIGKIGIPEDILGKKGKLTDEEYEIIKSHPTLGHNMIKHIGDFHKNGLLDIVLYHHERYDGKGYPIGLKGNQIPLFARIVAIADTFDAITTKRVYREEYDIEYALDEIQKNKGKQFDSEIVDIFLSLFDQS comes from the coding sequence ATGAATAATAAAATTTTATATAGACCGTTATATAATCCAATTTACTTTCGTTATAGTTTCTGCTTCGTATTTGCCCTAGCTGTGATCATAAACTGTATGAATTTAAATGGAGAAAGTAGTTTATATATATTATTCATTTTTTCCGTAATTTTCTTGGGTATCGGTTTTTATAGTAAGCCCATTTGGTTTTTACTATTAGCTACCCTAATCATTGTAACTTGTAGGTATTTTCTAATATCTGACTCTGCCTCTAACATTGGAGTATTTTTAATTCATTTTCTAACCTACCTTCTAATAACCCTCATCTCGTCTGGATTAATGAAATATGTTCAAAAAGTACAGGAGGATAATTTAGAATTAACTATAGCACTTGCCAATGCTTTAAATTCAAGAGATCAATATACTTCACATCATTCTGAAAACGTAGCAAGATACTCTGTTCAAATTGCCGAAAAAATGAACTTATCTAAAGAAAGTTGCGAAATTATTCGCAAAGGAGCATTGCTGCACGATATTGGGAAAATCGGAATCCCAGAGGATATACTAGGGAAAAAAGGAAAACTGACGGATGAAGAATATGAAATAATTAAAAGTCATCCAACACTTGGACATAACATGATTAAACATATTGGAGACTTCCATAAAAATGGCCTATTAGATATTGTATTGTACCATCATGAAAGATACGATGGCAAAGGTTATCCTATTGGTCTAAAAGGAAATCAAATTCCTTTATTTGCACGTATTGTGGCCATTGCCGACACTTTTGATGCAATCACTACAAAACGTGTATATAGAGAGGAATATGATATCGAGTATGCTCTGGATGAGATTCAAAAAAATAAAGGAAAACAATTTGATTCAGAAATCGTCGATATATTTTTAAGTTTATTCGATCAAAGTTAA
- a CDS encoding B12-binding domain-containing radical SAM protein produces the protein MNIVLTTLNAKYIHTNLALRYLKGAAQPEFNPKIIEYTIKDPAFNIVSDLYQHKPDVVGFSCYIWNIEETIGVIRMLKTVSSNTKIVLGGPEVSYDVHDWLRRLPEVDFIVMGEGEHSFKGLLHHFNGEIPLEDVPGICYLQDGKMKIHAQPKKIDLRELPSPYRFEEDRDSLGKRIQYIETSRGCPFSCQFCLSSIEVGVRYFNRDKIKEEIRYLMDNGAKTIKFVDRTFNISRSYAMEMFQFLIDEHKPGVVFQFEITADIMRPEVIQFLNDNAPAGLFRFEIGVQSTNDLTNELVMRRQNFEKLKRTVTMVKEGGKIDQHLDLIAGLPEEDYDSFRQTFNDVFAMRPEELQLGFLKLLRGTGLRVQAEQYGYTYVDLAPYEIFSNNVLTFDEIIRIKHAEDVLEKYWNDHRMDNTIEYLVTDVFETPFDFFQSFGTYWELKGWSRIGHQLEDLFKRLEEFLATQPNVNIEIVRSLMQLDYLSKQQFQPRKLWWEERVTREDQKVIYNQLKVDPTLAGEEFANFDISEKEFFKHSLIIPFSIDYNALQNGRVLAKSGYLLTYFRIGDTPYFATLSKDM, from the coding sequence ATGAATATAGTTTTAACAACCTTAAACGCCAAATATATCCATACAAACTTGGCGTTGCGTTATTTAAAGGGTGCCGCACAGCCTGAATTTAACCCGAAAATAATTGAATATACAATCAAAGACCCTGCCTTTAATATTGTTTCTGACCTCTATCAACATAAACCAGATGTTGTTGGATTCAGTTGTTATATTTGGAATATAGAAGAGACAATCGGTGTTATTCGAATGCTCAAAACTGTGTCGTCAAACACGAAGATTGTTTTAGGTGGACCAGAGGTTTCTTATGATGTGCATGATTGGTTACGTCGATTACCAGAAGTAGACTTTATTGTTATGGGCGAGGGGGAACATTCCTTTAAAGGATTACTTCACCATTTTAATGGAGAGATACCATTAGAGGATGTTCCCGGCATTTGTTATTTACAAGACGGCAAAATGAAAATCCATGCTCAGCCTAAGAAAATCGATTTACGTGAGCTTCCAAGTCCCTATCGTTTTGAAGAGGACCGTGATTCCTTAGGTAAACGAATCCAATATATCGAAACGAGTCGCGGTTGCCCATTCTCTTGCCAATTCTGTCTTTCCTCTATCGAAGTCGGCGTACGTTATTTTAACCGTGACAAAATAAAAGAAGAAATTCGCTATTTAATGGACAATGGGGCTAAGACGATTAAATTTGTCGATCGTACCTTTAATATTAGCCGTAGCTATGCTATGGAGATGTTCCAATTTTTAATCGATGAACACAAGCCAGGCGTTGTGTTCCAATTTGAAATTACTGCCGACATTATGCGACCTGAAGTAATTCAGTTCCTAAATGACAACGCTCCAGCAGGATTATTCCGCTTCGAGATAGGGGTTCAGTCAACAAATGACTTAACGAATGAACTTGTTATGCGTCGTCAAAATTTTGAAAAGCTGAAACGTACTGTTACGATGGTAAAAGAAGGTGGCAAAATCGATCAGCATCTTGATTTGATTGCCGGCCTACCTGAAGAGGATTATGATAGTTTCCGTCAAACTTTTAATGATGTTTTTGCTATGCGACCTGAAGAACTGCAACTAGGGTTCTTAAAACTTTTACGTGGTACCGGCCTTCGTGTCCAAGCTGAGCAATATGGTTATACTTATGTAGATTTAGCTCCTTATGAGATTTTTTCAAATAACGTGCTAACATTTGATGAGATTATTCGCATTAAGCATGCGGAAGATGTTTTAGAAAAATATTGGAATGATCATCGTATGGACAATACCATTGAGTATCTGGTGACAGATGTGTTTGAAACACCTTTTGATTTCTTCCAAAGCTTTGGTACTTATTGGGAACTTAAAGGTTGGTCACGAATCGGTCATCAGCTTGAGGATTTATTTAAACGGCTAGAAGAGTTCTTGGCTACTCAACCGAACGTTAACATTGAAATCGTTCGTAGTCTAATGCAGCTAGATTATCTATCGAAGCAGCAATTCCAACCACGCAAGCTTTGGTGGGAAGAACGAGTTACTCGCGAAGATCAAAAAGTGATCTATAACCAATTAAAAGTTGACCCTACTTTAGCTGGTGAAGAATTCGCCAATTTTGACATAAGCGAAAAGGAATTCTTTAAGCATTCTCTTATCATTCCATTCTCTATTGATTATAATGCTTTGCAAAATGGACGAGTGTTAGCAAAGAGCGGCTATTTACTCACTTATTTCCGTATTGGTGATACGCCTTATTTTGCAACATTATCAAAAGATATGTAA
- the qoxD gene encoding cytochrome aa3 quinol oxidase subunit IV yields MKELFPAKQVAGFVASLVLTAVALLVYFTDMTYTVGMTILLATAFIQAFLQIVVFMHAGESKDGKAIYTNIVYAVTIALVSVFGTLLILLWDM; encoded by the coding sequence ATGAAAGAATTATTCCCTGCTAAACAGGTTGCAGGTTTTGTTGCATCATTAGTCCTGACTGCTGTCGCGTTATTGGTTTACTTCACCGATATGACCTATACAGTAGGCATGACGATTTTATTAGCAACAGCCTTTATCCAAGCGTTCCTACAAATCGTAGTGTTTATGCACGCTGGTGAATCGAAAGATGGTAAAGCGATCTATACAAATATTGTCTATGCTGTAACCATTGCACTCGTTTCGGTATTTGGTACACTCCTTATTCTGTTATGGGATATGTAA
- a CDS encoding MarR family winged helix-turn-helix transcriptional regulator, whose product MQQSCEEIKHIFLMLKTIDRQVTQNFEKRTGISLTRYEMLHTLLTKGQLSQIELQQSLKIDQAAITRHLKILEEKSFVIRTRNKQNNREVIVQITDNGKGELEHCDLDRKQFFDELFNKFTDQDIQQFQLFVRRLLDNTEKHFI is encoded by the coding sequence ATGCAACAATCGTGTGAAGAAATTAAACACATCTTTCTAATGCTTAAAACGATAGATCGTCAAGTCACTCAAAACTTCGAAAAGCGAACTGGGATAAGTTTAACTAGATATGAAATGCTGCACACGCTATTAACGAAAGGGCAGCTTTCCCAAATAGAGCTGCAGCAGTCGTTAAAAATTGATCAAGCTGCAATTACAAGGCACTTAAAAATACTTGAAGAGAAGAGTTTTGTAATTCGTACACGAAATAAGCAAAATAATCGGGAAGTGATTGTACAAATTACAGATAATGGTAAAGGCGAACTGGAGCATTGCGATTTGGATAGAAAACAATTTTTCGATGAATTGTTTAATAAATTTACCGATCAAGACATACAGCAATTTCAACTATTCGTAAGGAGATTGTTGGATAACACTGAAAAACACTTTATATAA
- a CDS encoding nucleoside hydrolase, whose translation MTKKILLFCDPGIDDSLAIMYAILDPEIELIGIVASYGNVTKEQATANAAYLLELAGRSDIPVIPGASMPVTEEAMRFYPEIHGGNGIGPIQPPSNFQYQIYPFDTIRFIIEKYKNELIIVDTGRSTTLANVFILFPEYIKMVQSFYVMGGAFFVPGNATALAEANFYGDPNSSNFVLKYAHNLTITPLNVTQYAVLTEEMVEAISKNEKNFYSFMLEPIFKYYYEFYKKSVPGIQGAPIHDLLTIMVVKNPSIVDYIFYDASVIESTEAKGMSYIDYRPTSKKGKTRIAVKLHYDAFIEELSGVMSQE comes from the coding sequence ATCACTAAGAAAATTCTTTTATTCTGTGACCCTGGCATTGATGATTCCCTTGCTATTATGTATGCCATACTAGACCCTGAAATTGAATTGATTGGAATTGTTGCGAGTTATGGGAACGTAACAAAAGAACAAGCAACCGCAAATGCTGCCTATTTGCTAGAATTAGCGGGTAGAAGCGACATTCCAGTGATTCCTGGTGCTTCAATGCCAGTTACAGAGGAAGCTATGAGATTTTATCCTGAAATTCATGGTGGGAATGGCATCGGTCCGATTCAACCACCAAGTAATTTTCAATATCAAATATATCCTTTTGATACCATTCGTTTTATTATTGAAAAATATAAAAATGAACTTATTATAGTTGATACTGGCCGTTCTACTACACTGGCAAATGTATTTATTCTATTTCCTGAATATATAAAAATGGTCCAGTCCTTCTATGTGATGGGTGGTGCATTTTTTGTTCCAGGAAATGCAACAGCTTTGGCGGAAGCAAATTTCTATGGGGATCCGAATTCGTCTAATTTTGTTCTAAAGTACGCACACAACCTTACAATAACCCCATTAAATGTTACGCAATATGCTGTACTTACTGAGGAAATGGTAGAAGCTATCTCAAAAAATGAGAAAAATTTTTATTCCTTTATGTTGGAACCAATTTTCAAATATTACTATGAATTTTATAAGAAATCTGTACCAGGTATTCAAGGGGCTCCTATTCATGATCTTCTTACAATTATGGTTGTAAAAAATCCCAGTATCGTCGATTACATATTCTATGATGCCTCAGTAATTGAGAGTACAGAAGCAAAGGGAATGTCCTATATTGATTATCGTCCGACAAGTAAAAAAGGAAAAACACGTATAGCAGTCAAACTACATTATGATGCATTTATAGAAGAATTGAGCGGGGTGATGTCACAGGAATAA
- the qoxB gene encoding cytochrome aa3 quinol oxidase subunit I, with protein MEFFERFAIPHPSPAIYASMVAIVLVSIGIVAGLTYFKKWGYLWREWLTTVDHKKIGIMYLVSALLMLFRGGADAIMMRAQLSAPDMKLLDAQHYNEIFTTHGVVMIIFMAMPFIFAFMNLIVPLQIGARDVAFPRLNALSFWLFFAGAMLFNISFVIGGSPDAGWTSYFPLAGNDFSESVGTNYYMLAIQISGIGSLMTGINMCTTILKMRAPGMTLMKMPMFTWSAFIANVIIVFAFPVLTVALIMGTTDRLFATNFFTTSNGGMDMLWANFFWIWGHPEVYILILPAFGLYSEIISTFSRRNLYGYSSMVWSMVLISLLSFLVWTHHFFTMGQGALTNSIFSITTMAIAVPTGVKIFNWLFTMWKGKIRFTVPMLYSIGFIPLFTIGGVTGVMLAMSAADYQYHNTMFLVAHFHNTIIPGVVFAMLAGLTFYWPKFFGFMLNEKIGKVTFWLLTVGFVLAFFPMYITGLDGQARRMYTYSEATGFGALNMLSFVGAALMAIGFVTIVYNVYYSFKNSSRDIGSDPWDARSLEWATHTPVPEYNFARTPQISSSETFWDSKKNGHVLFKGEIEEIHMPNNSGVPFVMGIIFFIAGFSFIFALWVPAVIGLIGIFICMAMRSFEKDHGRHISVKEIKETEEKLGGAK; from the coding sequence ATGGAATTCTTTGAACGATTTGCCATACCTCATCCAAGTCCAGCAATTTATGCCTCAATGGTTGCCATTGTTTTAGTTAGTATTGGAATTGTTGCAGGCTTAACATACTTCAAAAAATGGGGTTATTTATGGCGCGAATGGCTAACAACTGTCGACCATAAAAAAATTGGGATTATGTACTTAGTCTCTGCCCTTCTAATGTTATTCCGCGGTGGTGCTGATGCAATTATGATGCGTGCTCAGCTCTCTGCGCCAGATATGAAATTATTAGATGCTCAACACTATAACGAGATCTTTACTACTCATGGTGTTGTTATGATTATCTTTATGGCCATGCCATTTATCTTTGCCTTTATGAACTTAATCGTGCCCCTGCAAATTGGTGCACGTGACGTGGCATTCCCACGCTTAAATGCTTTAAGCTTCTGGCTATTCTTTGCCGGAGCAATGTTATTTAACATTTCATTTGTAATTGGTGGTTCACCAGATGCAGGATGGACTTCTTACTTCCCTCTTGCAGGAAATGATTTCAGTGAATCCGTTGGTACAAACTATTATATGTTAGCAATTCAAATCTCAGGTATTGGTTCCTTAATGACAGGTATTAACATGTGTACGACAATTTTAAAAATGCGTGCACCTGGCATGACTCTCATGAAAATGCCTATGTTTACATGGTCTGCTTTTATTGCTAACGTTATTATTGTTTTCGCATTCCCTGTTTTAACAGTTGCATTAATTATGGGTACAACAGACCGTTTATTTGCAACAAACTTCTTTACTACTAGTAACGGTGGTATGGATATGCTTTGGGCCAACTTCTTCTGGATCTGGGGACACCCTGAAGTATATATCTTGATCTTACCAGCATTTGGTCTTTACAGTGAGATTATTTCAACATTCTCAAGACGTAACCTTTATGGCTATTCTTCTATGGTATGGTCTATGGTACTGATCTCCCTTCTATCGTTCTTAGTTTGGACTCACCACTTCTTTACGATGGGGCAAGGAGCACTAACAAACAGTATCTTCTCCATTACAACAATGGCGATTGCTGTACCAACAGGGGTTAAGATCTTTAACTGGTTATTTACGATGTGGAAAGGGAAAATCCGCTTTACAGTGCCAATGCTTTATTCCATCGGTTTCATTCCATTATTTACAATCGGTGGGGTTACAGGAGTAATGCTTGCAATGTCAGCGGCAGACTATCAATATCATAATACAATGTTCTTAGTTGCCCATTTCCATAACACGATTATTCCTGGTGTTGTATTCGCTATGCTAGCTGGTTTAACTTTCTACTGGCCAAAATTCTTTGGTTTCATGTTAAACGAAAAAATTGGGAAAGTAACTTTCTGGTTATTAACAGTTGGTTTTGTACTTGCCTTCTTCCCTATGTATATTACTGGTTTAGACGGTCAAGCACGTCGTATGTACACTTATTCTGAAGCTACTGGCTTTGGTGCATTAAATATGTTGTCATTTGTCGGTGCTGCTCTTATGGCTATCGGATTTGTGACAATTGTTTATAACGTTTACTATAGCTTTAAAAACTCATCAAGAGATATCGGAAGTGACCCATGGGATGCTCGCTCATTAGAATGGGCTACTCACACGCCAGTACCAGAATACAATTTTGCTAGAACACCACAGATCAGTTCAAGCGAAACATTCTGGGATTCAAAGAAAAATGGTCATGTATTGTTCAAAGGCGAAATCGAAGAAATTCATATGCCAAACAATAGTGGTGTACCATTTGTGATGGGGATTATCTTCTTCATCGCAGGATTCTCATTTATCTTTGCACTTTGGGTTCCAGCTGTGATTGGACTAATCGGTATCTTCATTTGTATGGCGATGCGTTCATTTGAAAAGGATCATGGACGACATATTTCTGTGAAAGAAATTAAAGAAACTGAAGAAAAGCTTGGAGGTGCAAAATAA
- a CDS encoding M20 family peptidase: MKKKKFLLIVLSLLVLFAGFTLTKSFLVSSKQPAPVPTSVVINEEKAIQNFSKALTYKTISFQEREKFDLKEFDKFIAFLKDSYPNVHEKLDLEMVNDYGLVFKWIGSQSNKKPIGLTSHYDVVPVLSGTESNWENDPFSGAIKDGFIWGRGTLDDKIGVIGILEAAEYLLTEGFTPSRDIYFMFGFDEEIGGDLGAKAIAEKLKQRGIQFDFVLDEGGAIVENMVPGVEQPVGVVGISEKGSATATLSIIGSGGHSSQPKDRTNIGRIASAISKLEETQFDGKLRGPGNDLFEFVAPEMNFGMKYVFANKLLFKPIIEQILLKEPATAALIRTTIAPTIFQAGEQYNALPEEASAIINLRLMPGDSLEDVKEFIVNTIDDGEITVTVTGTEASSISSTEGPQFEAIQQAARNVYNDSIIAPYLMFAGSDAKHYDSISDNTYRFLPVQISSDDLNRMHGTNEHISIKNYINAIKFYIEIMKVTNQQ, translated from the coding sequence ATGAAAAAAAAGAAATTTCTATTAATCGTGTTATCGCTTTTAGTTTTATTTGCCGGCTTTACTCTTACTAAGTCTTTTCTAGTATCATCTAAGCAACCAGCCCCGGTTCCAACCTCTGTTGTAATTAATGAAGAGAAAGCTATACAAAATTTTTCGAAAGCGCTTACGTATAAAACGATTTCATTTCAAGAAAGAGAGAAATTCGATTTAAAGGAATTTGACAAATTTATTGCTTTCTTAAAGGATAGCTACCCAAATGTACACGAAAAACTAGATTTAGAAATGGTAAATGATTATGGGCTTGTTTTTAAATGGATAGGATCACAATCAAATAAAAAACCGATTGGCTTAACAAGTCATTATGATGTAGTTCCTGTACTTAGTGGAACTGAATCAAATTGGGAAAATGACCCATTTAGTGGTGCGATTAAAGATGGATTCATTTGGGGACGTGGAACATTAGACGATAAAATTGGTGTCATAGGCATATTGGAAGCTGCTGAATACTTGCTAACAGAGGGATTTACTCCCTCAAGAGATATCTATTTTATGTTTGGATTTGATGAAGAAATCGGTGGAGATTTAGGCGCAAAAGCAATTGCAGAAAAATTAAAGCAACGTGGCATCCAGTTCGATTTTGTTCTTGATGAAGGTGGGGCCATTGTTGAGAACATGGTACCCGGTGTAGAGCAACCCGTTGGAGTTGTTGGGATTTCAGAAAAAGGCTCTGCAACAGCAACGCTTTCTATTATAGGCAGCGGAGGACATTCCTCCCAGCCTAAAGATCGAACAAATATTGGACGCATTGCAAGCGCAATTTCTAAATTAGAAGAAACTCAATTTGATGGTAAACTACGAGGTCCTGGCAATGATTTATTTGAATTTGTTGCTCCTGAAATGAATTTTGGTATGAAGTATGTATTTGCTAATAAACTTCTATTTAAACCTATTATTGAACAAATTTTACTTAAAGAACCTGCTACAGCTGCACTCATACGCACAACTATTGCCCCTACGATTTTTCAAGCTGGTGAACAATACAATGCATTGCCAGAGGAAGCGTCTGCAATTATTAATTTACGACTAATGCCAGGAGACTCGCTTGAAGATGTTAAAGAATTTATTGTCAATACAATAGATGATGGAGAAATCACAGTTACTGTAACAGGTACCGAAGCTTCTAGTATTTCTTCAACAGAAGGTCCACAATTTGAGGCAATACAGCAAGCAGCACGAAATGTTTATAATGATAGCATTATTGCACCGTATTTGATGTTTGCAGGTTCAGATGCCAAACATTACGACAGTATTTCCGATAATACTTACCGCTTCCTACCAGTTCAAATTAGCTCCGATGATTTAAACCGGATGCACGGAACAAATGAACACATAAGTATTAAAAACTACATTAATGCCATTAAATTTTATATAGAAATTATGAAAGTAACAAATCAACAATAA